A genomic segment from Glycine soja cultivar W05 chromosome 20, ASM419377v2, whole genome shotgun sequence encodes:
- the LOC114401573 gene encoding alpha-L-fucosidase 2-like isoform X5, whose product MPTANRHSSELLLLHRLLLYFVVSCSLSLSLYWAVKDGERVMVRNTPQKYWWKPSLTNDEPPPRPLKVTFAEPATHWTDAIPIGNGRLGAMVWGAVPSEALQLNEDTLWTGIPGDYTNKSAQQALAEVRKLVDDRKFSEATAAAVKLSGDPSDVYQLLGDIKLEFHDSHLNYSKESYYRELDLDTATAKIKYSVGDVEFTREHFASNPDQVIVTRLSTSKPGSLSFTVYFDSKMHHDSRVSGQNQIIIEGRCPGSRIRPIVNSIDNPQGIQFSAVLDMQISKDKGVIHVLDDKKLRVEGSDWAILLLTASSSFDGPFTKPEDSKKDPASESLSRMVSVKKISYGDLYARHLADYQNLFHRVSLQLSKSSKTVSGKSVLDRRKLVSSQTNISQMGGDDTIPTSARVKSFQTDEDPSFVELLFQYGRYLLISCSRPGTQVANLQGIWNKDVEPAWDGAPHLNINLQMNYWPSLACNLHECQEPLFDFISSLSVIGKKTAKVNYEANGWVVHQVSDIWGKTSPDRGEAVWALWPMGGAWLCTHLWEHYTYTMDKVFLKNKAYPLLEGCTSFLLDWLIEGRGGLLETNPSTSPEHMFTAPDGKTASVSYSSTMDISIIKEVFSMIISAAEEGIMILLSKESPSISLNFLRQKLLEMVPLWNGQKILWTPMYIIDMFRICLDCFQDTQLVSRKLQTSVKLWKLV is encoded by the exons ATGCCAACAGCTAACAGGCACAGCTCTGAGCTTCTCCTACTCCACAGACTTCTTCTTTACTTTGTCGTCTCATGctcattatcattatcattatattGGGCAGTGAAAGATGGAGAACGGGTTATGGTGCGCAACACCCCACAAAAGTACTGGTGGAAGCCAAGTTTAACGAATGACGAGCCTCCTCCAAGGCCATTGAAGGTTACTTTTGCTGAGCCTGCAACTCACTGGACCGATGCCATCCCCATTGGTAATGGCCGTCTTGGTGCCATGGTTTGGGGTGCCGTACCCTCAGAAGCTCTCCAGCTCAATG aggacaCACTTTGGACTGGGATTCCTGGAGACTACACCAACAAAAGTGCTCAACAGGCACTGGCTGAAGTCAGAAAGCTGGTTGATGATAGAAAATTCTCTGAAGCTACGGCAGCAGCGGTCAAGTTGTCAGGAGATCCTTCTGAT GTATACCAACTTCTCGGAGATATCAAGTTAGAGTTTCATGATTCCCATCTTAATTATTCAAAAGAGTCATATTATAGGGAGCTGGATTTGGATACTGCaacagcaaaaataaaatactctgTGGGTGATGTAGAATTTACCAGAGAACATTTTGCTTCTAATCCGGACCAAGTGATAGTGACAAGGTTATCTACAAGCAAACCTGGGTCATTATCATTTACAGTGTATTTTGATAGCAAAATGCATCATGATTCAAGGGTAAGTGGCCAAAATCAGATAATAATCGAAGGGAGATGTCCTGGCAGTAGGATCCGACCAATAGTGAATTCAATTGACAATCCACAGGGAATTCAGTTTTCTGCAGTTCTTGATATGCAGATTAGTAAAGATAAAGGGGTTATACATGTTTTGGATGACAAGAAGTTAAGGGTTGAAGGTTCAGATTGGGCTATTTTGCTTTTGacagcttcttcttcctttgatgGCCCATTTACTAAGCCCGAAGACTCTAAGAAGGATCCTGCTTCTGAGTCCCTAAGTAGAATGGTGTCtgtgaaaaaaatttcatatggTGATCTTTATGCACGCCACTTGGCTGACTATCAAAATCTATTTCACCGTGTCTCATTGCAACTCTCTAAAAGCTCCAAGACTGTTTCAGGAAAATCTGTTTTGGACAGAAGGAAATTGGTTTCCTCCCAAACTAACATCTCTCAAATGGGAGGGGATGATACCATTCCAACTTCAGCAAGAGTCAAATCTTTTCAAACTGATGAAGATCCTTCCTTTGTGGAGCTTTTGTTTCAATATGGTCGatatcttctaatctcttgttCGCGTCCTGGAACTCAGGTGGCAAACCTACAGGGTATCTGGAACAAAGATGTTGAGCCTGCATGGGA TGGTGCTCCTCACTTGAACATTAATCTTCAAATGAATTATTGGCCATCCCTTGCTTGCAACCTACACGAGTGTCAAGAGCCCTTATTTGATTTCATTTCCTCTTTGTCAGTCATTGGTAAAAAAACTGCAAAG GTGAACTATGAAGCAAATGGCTGGGTTGTACATCAAGTTTCTGACATATGgggtaaaacatcaccagatCGAGGTGAGGCTGTTTGGGCTTTATGGCCAATGGGTGGAGCTTGGCTTTGTACCCATTTATGGGAGCATTATACTTATACAATGGACAAA gtttttcttaaaaataaagcaTATCCTTTGTTGGAAGGATGCACATCATTTTTGTTGGATTGGTTGATTGAGGGCCGTGGTGGATTATTGGAAACTAACCCATCAACTTCACCAGAGCACATGTTCACTGCACCAGACGGAAAAACTGCTAGTGTGAGCTACTCATCAACCATGGACATTTCAATCATAAAAGAAGTTTTCTCTATGATCATTTCTGCTGCTGAG GAAGGCATAATGATACTATTATCAAAAGAGTCACCGAGTATCAGTCTAAACTTCCTCCGACAAAAGTTGCTAGAGATGGTTCCATTATGGAATGG GCAGAAGATTTTGTGGACCCCGATGTACATCATCGACATGTTTCGCATCTGTTTGGACTGTTTCCAGGACACACAATTAGTGTCGAGAAAACTCCAGACCTCTGTAAAGCTGTGGAAGTTAGTCTAA
- the LOC114401573 gene encoding alpha-L-fucosidase 2-like isoform X1 translates to MPTANRHSSELLLLHRLLLYFVVSCSLSLSLYWAVKDGERVMVRNTPQKYWWKPSLTNDEPPPRPLKVTFAEPATHWTDAIPIGNGRLGAMVWGAVPSEALQLNEDTLWTGIPGDYTNKSAQQALAEVRKLVDDRKFSEATAAAVKLSGDPSDVYQLLGDIKLEFHDSHLNYSKESYYRELDLDTATAKIKYSVGDVEFTREHFASNPDQVIVTRLSTSKPGSLSFTVYFDSKMHHDSRVSGQNQIIIEGRCPGSRIRPIVNSIDNPQGIQFSAVLDMQISKDKGVIHVLDDKKLRVEGSDWAILLLTASSSFDGPFTKPEDSKKDPASESLSRMVSVKKISYGDLYARHLADYQNLFHRVSLQLSKSSKTVSGKSVLDRRKLVSSQTNISQMGGDDTIPTSARVKSFQTDEDPSFVELLFQYGRYLLISCSRPGTQVANLQGIWNKDVEPAWDGAPHLNINLQMNYWPSLACNLHECQEPLFDFISSLSVIGKKTAKVNYEANGWVVHQVSDIWGKTSPDRGEAVWALWPMGGAWLCTHLWEHYTYTMDKVFLKNKAYPLLEGCTSFLLDWLIEGRGGLLETNPSTSPEHMFTAPDGKTASVSYSSTMDISIIKEVFSMIISAAEVLGRHNDTIIKRVTEYQSKLPPTKVARDGSIMEWAEDFVDPDVHHRHVSHLFGLFPGHTISVEKTPDLCKAVEVSLTKRGEDGPGWSTTWKASLWAHLHNSEHSYRMIKHLIVLVEPDHERDFEGGLYSNLFTAHPPFQIDANFGFSGAVAEMLVQSTTKDLYLLPALPRDKWANGCVKGLKARGGVTVNICWKEGDLLEFGLWTENQNSKVRLHYRGNVVSASLSPGRVYSYDNQLKCAKTYSLSEVNP, encoded by the exons ATGCCAACAGCTAACAGGCACAGCTCTGAGCTTCTCCTACTCCACAGACTTCTTCTTTACTTTGTCGTCTCATGctcattatcattatcattatattGGGCAGTGAAAGATGGAGAACGGGTTATGGTGCGCAACACCCCACAAAAGTACTGGTGGAAGCCAAGTTTAACGAATGACGAGCCTCCTCCAAGGCCATTGAAGGTTACTTTTGCTGAGCCTGCAACTCACTGGACCGATGCCATCCCCATTGGTAATGGCCGTCTTGGTGCCATGGTTTGGGGTGCCGTACCCTCAGAAGCTCTCCAGCTCAATG aggacaCACTTTGGACTGGGATTCCTGGAGACTACACCAACAAAAGTGCTCAACAGGCACTGGCTGAAGTCAGAAAGCTGGTTGATGATAGAAAATTCTCTGAAGCTACGGCAGCAGCGGTCAAGTTGTCAGGAGATCCTTCTGAT GTATACCAACTTCTCGGAGATATCAAGTTAGAGTTTCATGATTCCCATCTTAATTATTCAAAAGAGTCATATTATAGGGAGCTGGATTTGGATACTGCaacagcaaaaataaaatactctgTGGGTGATGTAGAATTTACCAGAGAACATTTTGCTTCTAATCCGGACCAAGTGATAGTGACAAGGTTATCTACAAGCAAACCTGGGTCATTATCATTTACAGTGTATTTTGATAGCAAAATGCATCATGATTCAAGGGTAAGTGGCCAAAATCAGATAATAATCGAAGGGAGATGTCCTGGCAGTAGGATCCGACCAATAGTGAATTCAATTGACAATCCACAGGGAATTCAGTTTTCTGCAGTTCTTGATATGCAGATTAGTAAAGATAAAGGGGTTATACATGTTTTGGATGACAAGAAGTTAAGGGTTGAAGGTTCAGATTGGGCTATTTTGCTTTTGacagcttcttcttcctttgatgGCCCATTTACTAAGCCCGAAGACTCTAAGAAGGATCCTGCTTCTGAGTCCCTAAGTAGAATGGTGTCtgtgaaaaaaatttcatatggTGATCTTTATGCACGCCACTTGGCTGACTATCAAAATCTATTTCACCGTGTCTCATTGCAACTCTCTAAAAGCTCCAAGACTGTTTCAGGAAAATCTGTTTTGGACAGAAGGAAATTGGTTTCCTCCCAAACTAACATCTCTCAAATGGGAGGGGATGATACCATTCCAACTTCAGCAAGAGTCAAATCTTTTCAAACTGATGAAGATCCTTCCTTTGTGGAGCTTTTGTTTCAATATGGTCGatatcttctaatctcttgttCGCGTCCTGGAACTCAGGTGGCAAACCTACAGGGTATCTGGAACAAAGATGTTGAGCCTGCATGGGA TGGTGCTCCTCACTTGAACATTAATCTTCAAATGAATTATTGGCCATCCCTTGCTTGCAACCTACACGAGTGTCAAGAGCCCTTATTTGATTTCATTTCCTCTTTGTCAGTCATTGGTAAAAAAACTGCAAAG GTGAACTATGAAGCAAATGGCTGGGTTGTACATCAAGTTTCTGACATATGgggtaaaacatcaccagatCGAGGTGAGGCTGTTTGGGCTTTATGGCCAATGGGTGGAGCTTGGCTTTGTACCCATTTATGGGAGCATTATACTTATACAATGGACAAA gtttttcttaaaaataaagcaTATCCTTTGTTGGAAGGATGCACATCATTTTTGTTGGATTGGTTGATTGAGGGCCGTGGTGGATTATTGGAAACTAACCCATCAACTTCACCAGAGCACATGTTCACTGCACCAGACGGAAAAACTGCTAGTGTGAGCTACTCATCAACCATGGACATTTCAATCATAAAAGAAGTTTTCTCTATGATCATTTCTGCTGCTGAG GTTTTAGGAAGGCATAATGATACTATTATCAAAAGAGTCACCGAGTATCAGTCTAAACTTCCTCCGACAAAAGTTGCTAGAGATGGTTCCATTATGGAATGG GCAGAAGATTTTGTGGACCCCGATGTACATCATCGACATGTTTCGCATCTGTTTGGACTGTTTCCAGGACACACAATTAGTGTCGAGAAAACTCCAGACCTCTGTAAAGCTGTGGAAGTTAGTCTAACTAAAAGAG GAGAGGATGGTCCAGGGTGGTCAACAACTTGGAAAGCTTCACTTTGGGCACATCTTCACAATAGTGAGCATTCATATCGCATGATAAAACACTTGATTGTCTTGGTGGAGCCTGATCATGAAAGGGATTTCGAAGGAGGACTTTACAGCAACCTGTTCACAGCACATCCCCCTTTCCAGATTGATGCAAACTTTGG TTTTTCAGGAGCGGTTGCAGAAATGCTTGTTCAAAGCACAACGAAGGACCTGTACTTGCTTCCCGCATTGCCACGCGATAAATGGGCGAATGGTTGTGTGAAAGGATTAAAAGCTCGTGGTGGGGTGACAGTCAACATTTGCTGGAAAGAAGGAGATCTGCTTGAATTTGGGCTTTGGACAGAAAACCAGAATTCCAAAGTGAGACTACATTATAGAGGAAATGTGGTCTCAGCAAGTTTATCACCCGGCAGAGTTTATTCATATGATAACCAGTTGAAGTGTGCGAAGACATACTCCCTTAGTGAAGTGAATCCTTGA
- the LOC114401573 gene encoding alpha-L-fucosidase 2-like isoform X4, whose translation MPTANRHSSELLLLHRLLLYFVVSCSLSLSLYWAVKDGERVMVRNTPQKYWWKPSLTNDEPPPRPLKVTFAEPATHWTDAIPIGNGRLGAMVWGAVPSEALQLNEDTLWTGIPGDYTNKSAQQALAEVRKLVDDRKFSEATAAAVKLSGDPSDVYQLLGDIKLEFHDSHLNYSKESYYRELDLDTATAKIKYSVGDVEFTREHFASNPDQVIVTRLSTSKPGSLSFTVYFDSKMHHDSRVSGQNQIIIEGRCPGSRIRPIVNSIDNPQGIQFSAVLDMQISKDKGVIHVLDDKKLRVEGSDWAILLLTASSSFDGPFTKPEDSKKDPASESLSRMVSVKKISYGDLYARHLADYQNLFHRVSLQLSKSSKTVSGKSVLDRRKLVSSQTNISQMGGDDTIPTSARVKSFQTDEDPSFVELLFQYGRYLLISCSRPGTQVANLQGIWNKDVEPAWDGAPHLNINLQMNYWPSLACNLHECQEPLFDFISSLSVIGKKTAKVNYEANGWVVHQVSDIWGKTSPDRGEAVWALWPMGGAWLCTHLWEHYTYTMDKVFLKNKAYPLLEGCTSFLLDWLIEGRGGLLETNPSTSPEHMFTAPDGKTASVSYSSTMDISIIKEVFSMIISAAEVLGRHNDTIIKRVTEYQSKLPPTKVARDGSIMEWKILWTPMYIIDMFRICLDCFQDTQLVSRKLQTSVKLWKLV comes from the exons ATGCCAACAGCTAACAGGCACAGCTCTGAGCTTCTCCTACTCCACAGACTTCTTCTTTACTTTGTCGTCTCATGctcattatcattatcattatattGGGCAGTGAAAGATGGAGAACGGGTTATGGTGCGCAACACCCCACAAAAGTACTGGTGGAAGCCAAGTTTAACGAATGACGAGCCTCCTCCAAGGCCATTGAAGGTTACTTTTGCTGAGCCTGCAACTCACTGGACCGATGCCATCCCCATTGGTAATGGCCGTCTTGGTGCCATGGTTTGGGGTGCCGTACCCTCAGAAGCTCTCCAGCTCAATG aggacaCACTTTGGACTGGGATTCCTGGAGACTACACCAACAAAAGTGCTCAACAGGCACTGGCTGAAGTCAGAAAGCTGGTTGATGATAGAAAATTCTCTGAAGCTACGGCAGCAGCGGTCAAGTTGTCAGGAGATCCTTCTGAT GTATACCAACTTCTCGGAGATATCAAGTTAGAGTTTCATGATTCCCATCTTAATTATTCAAAAGAGTCATATTATAGGGAGCTGGATTTGGATACTGCaacagcaaaaataaaatactctgTGGGTGATGTAGAATTTACCAGAGAACATTTTGCTTCTAATCCGGACCAAGTGATAGTGACAAGGTTATCTACAAGCAAACCTGGGTCATTATCATTTACAGTGTATTTTGATAGCAAAATGCATCATGATTCAAGGGTAAGTGGCCAAAATCAGATAATAATCGAAGGGAGATGTCCTGGCAGTAGGATCCGACCAATAGTGAATTCAATTGACAATCCACAGGGAATTCAGTTTTCTGCAGTTCTTGATATGCAGATTAGTAAAGATAAAGGGGTTATACATGTTTTGGATGACAAGAAGTTAAGGGTTGAAGGTTCAGATTGGGCTATTTTGCTTTTGacagcttcttcttcctttgatgGCCCATTTACTAAGCCCGAAGACTCTAAGAAGGATCCTGCTTCTGAGTCCCTAAGTAGAATGGTGTCtgtgaaaaaaatttcatatggTGATCTTTATGCACGCCACTTGGCTGACTATCAAAATCTATTTCACCGTGTCTCATTGCAACTCTCTAAAAGCTCCAAGACTGTTTCAGGAAAATCTGTTTTGGACAGAAGGAAATTGGTTTCCTCCCAAACTAACATCTCTCAAATGGGAGGGGATGATACCATTCCAACTTCAGCAAGAGTCAAATCTTTTCAAACTGATGAAGATCCTTCCTTTGTGGAGCTTTTGTTTCAATATGGTCGatatcttctaatctcttgttCGCGTCCTGGAACTCAGGTGGCAAACCTACAGGGTATCTGGAACAAAGATGTTGAGCCTGCATGGGA TGGTGCTCCTCACTTGAACATTAATCTTCAAATGAATTATTGGCCATCCCTTGCTTGCAACCTACACGAGTGTCAAGAGCCCTTATTTGATTTCATTTCCTCTTTGTCAGTCATTGGTAAAAAAACTGCAAAG GTGAACTATGAAGCAAATGGCTGGGTTGTACATCAAGTTTCTGACATATGgggtaaaacatcaccagatCGAGGTGAGGCTGTTTGGGCTTTATGGCCAATGGGTGGAGCTTGGCTTTGTACCCATTTATGGGAGCATTATACTTATACAATGGACAAA gtttttcttaaaaataaagcaTATCCTTTGTTGGAAGGATGCACATCATTTTTGTTGGATTGGTTGATTGAGGGCCGTGGTGGATTATTGGAAACTAACCCATCAACTTCACCAGAGCACATGTTCACTGCACCAGACGGAAAAACTGCTAGTGTGAGCTACTCATCAACCATGGACATTTCAATCATAAAAGAAGTTTTCTCTATGATCATTTCTGCTGCTGAG GTTTTAGGAAGGCATAATGATACTATTATCAAAAGAGTCACCGAGTATCAGTCTAAACTTCCTCCGACAAAAGTTGCTAGAGATGGTTCCATTATGGAATGG AAGATTTTGTGGACCCCGATGTACATCATCGACATGTTTCGCATCTGTTTGGACTGTTTCCAGGACACACAATTAGTGTCGAGAAAACTCCAGACCTCTGTAAAGCTGTGGAAGTTAGTCTAA
- the LOC114401573 gene encoding alpha-L-fucosidase 2-like isoform X2 produces MLVKGEGFEIKCVKDGERVMVRNTPQKYWWKPSLTNDEPPPRPLKVTFAEPATHWTDAIPIGNGRLGAMVWGAVPSEALQLNEDTLWTGIPGDYTNKSAQQALAEVRKLVDDRKFSEATAAAVKLSGDPSDVYQLLGDIKLEFHDSHLNYSKESYYRELDLDTATAKIKYSVGDVEFTREHFASNPDQVIVTRLSTSKPGSLSFTVYFDSKMHHDSRVSGQNQIIIEGRCPGSRIRPIVNSIDNPQGIQFSAVLDMQISKDKGVIHVLDDKKLRVEGSDWAILLLTASSSFDGPFTKPEDSKKDPASESLSRMVSVKKISYGDLYARHLADYQNLFHRVSLQLSKSSKTVSGKSVLDRRKLVSSQTNISQMGGDDTIPTSARVKSFQTDEDPSFVELLFQYGRYLLISCSRPGTQVANLQGIWNKDVEPAWDGAPHLNINLQMNYWPSLACNLHECQEPLFDFISSLSVIGKKTAKVNYEANGWVVHQVSDIWGKTSPDRGEAVWALWPMGGAWLCTHLWEHYTYTMDKVFLKNKAYPLLEGCTSFLLDWLIEGRGGLLETNPSTSPEHMFTAPDGKTASVSYSSTMDISIIKEVFSMIISAAEVLGRHNDTIIKRVTEYQSKLPPTKVARDGSIMEWAEDFVDPDVHHRHVSHLFGLFPGHTISVEKTPDLCKAVEVSLTKRGEDGPGWSTTWKASLWAHLHNSEHSYRMIKHLIVLVEPDHERDFEGGLYSNLFTAHPPFQIDANFGFSGAVAEMLVQSTTKDLYLLPALPRDKWANGCVKGLKARGGVTVNICWKEGDLLEFGLWTENQNSKVRLHYRGNVVSASLSPGRVYSYDNQLKCAKTYSLSEVNP; encoded by the exons TGAAAGATGGAGAACGGGTTATGGTGCGCAACACCCCACAAAAGTACTGGTGGAAGCCAAGTTTAACGAATGACGAGCCTCCTCCAAGGCCATTGAAGGTTACTTTTGCTGAGCCTGCAACTCACTGGACCGATGCCATCCCCATTGGTAATGGCCGTCTTGGTGCCATGGTTTGGGGTGCCGTACCCTCAGAAGCTCTCCAGCTCAATG aggacaCACTTTGGACTGGGATTCCTGGAGACTACACCAACAAAAGTGCTCAACAGGCACTGGCTGAAGTCAGAAAGCTGGTTGATGATAGAAAATTCTCTGAAGCTACGGCAGCAGCGGTCAAGTTGTCAGGAGATCCTTCTGAT GTATACCAACTTCTCGGAGATATCAAGTTAGAGTTTCATGATTCCCATCTTAATTATTCAAAAGAGTCATATTATAGGGAGCTGGATTTGGATACTGCaacagcaaaaataaaatactctgTGGGTGATGTAGAATTTACCAGAGAACATTTTGCTTCTAATCCGGACCAAGTGATAGTGACAAGGTTATCTACAAGCAAACCTGGGTCATTATCATTTACAGTGTATTTTGATAGCAAAATGCATCATGATTCAAGGGTAAGTGGCCAAAATCAGATAATAATCGAAGGGAGATGTCCTGGCAGTAGGATCCGACCAATAGTGAATTCAATTGACAATCCACAGGGAATTCAGTTTTCTGCAGTTCTTGATATGCAGATTAGTAAAGATAAAGGGGTTATACATGTTTTGGATGACAAGAAGTTAAGGGTTGAAGGTTCAGATTGGGCTATTTTGCTTTTGacagcttcttcttcctttgatgGCCCATTTACTAAGCCCGAAGACTCTAAGAAGGATCCTGCTTCTGAGTCCCTAAGTAGAATGGTGTCtgtgaaaaaaatttcatatggTGATCTTTATGCACGCCACTTGGCTGACTATCAAAATCTATTTCACCGTGTCTCATTGCAACTCTCTAAAAGCTCCAAGACTGTTTCAGGAAAATCTGTTTTGGACAGAAGGAAATTGGTTTCCTCCCAAACTAACATCTCTCAAATGGGAGGGGATGATACCATTCCAACTTCAGCAAGAGTCAAATCTTTTCAAACTGATGAAGATCCTTCCTTTGTGGAGCTTTTGTTTCAATATGGTCGatatcttctaatctcttgttCGCGTCCTGGAACTCAGGTGGCAAACCTACAGGGTATCTGGAACAAAGATGTTGAGCCTGCATGGGA TGGTGCTCCTCACTTGAACATTAATCTTCAAATGAATTATTGGCCATCCCTTGCTTGCAACCTACACGAGTGTCAAGAGCCCTTATTTGATTTCATTTCCTCTTTGTCAGTCATTGGTAAAAAAACTGCAAAG GTGAACTATGAAGCAAATGGCTGGGTTGTACATCAAGTTTCTGACATATGgggtaaaacatcaccagatCGAGGTGAGGCTGTTTGGGCTTTATGGCCAATGGGTGGAGCTTGGCTTTGTACCCATTTATGGGAGCATTATACTTATACAATGGACAAA gtttttcttaaaaataaagcaTATCCTTTGTTGGAAGGATGCACATCATTTTTGTTGGATTGGTTGATTGAGGGCCGTGGTGGATTATTGGAAACTAACCCATCAACTTCACCAGAGCACATGTTCACTGCACCAGACGGAAAAACTGCTAGTGTGAGCTACTCATCAACCATGGACATTTCAATCATAAAAGAAGTTTTCTCTATGATCATTTCTGCTGCTGAG GTTTTAGGAAGGCATAATGATACTATTATCAAAAGAGTCACCGAGTATCAGTCTAAACTTCCTCCGACAAAAGTTGCTAGAGATGGTTCCATTATGGAATGG GCAGAAGATTTTGTGGACCCCGATGTACATCATCGACATGTTTCGCATCTGTTTGGACTGTTTCCAGGACACACAATTAGTGTCGAGAAAACTCCAGACCTCTGTAAAGCTGTGGAAGTTAGTCTAACTAAAAGAG GAGAGGATGGTCCAGGGTGGTCAACAACTTGGAAAGCTTCACTTTGGGCACATCTTCACAATAGTGAGCATTCATATCGCATGATAAAACACTTGATTGTCTTGGTGGAGCCTGATCATGAAAGGGATTTCGAAGGAGGACTTTACAGCAACCTGTTCACAGCACATCCCCCTTTCCAGATTGATGCAAACTTTGG TTTTTCAGGAGCGGTTGCAGAAATGCTTGTTCAAAGCACAACGAAGGACCTGTACTTGCTTCCCGCATTGCCACGCGATAAATGGGCGAATGGTTGTGTGAAAGGATTAAAAGCTCGTGGTGGGGTGACAGTCAACATTTGCTGGAAAGAAGGAGATCTGCTTGAATTTGGGCTTTGGACAGAAAACCAGAATTCCAAAGTGAGACTACATTATAGAGGAAATGTGGTCTCAGCAAGTTTATCACCCGGCAGAGTTTATTCATATGATAACCAGTTGAAGTGTGCGAAGACATACTCCCTTAGTGAAGTGAATCCTTGA